One part of the Pseudopipra pipra isolate bDixPip1 chromosome 3, bDixPip1.hap1, whole genome shotgun sequence genome encodes these proteins:
- the NUP43 gene encoding nucleoporin Nup43 has translation MEDVSAKFVSQKISRTRWRPPPAASLQPPDVFATGSWDNEDNRISFWSADDLGNVGLNGEYHGEPHLLCDIQHNGDVMDMQFLDQERIVVASSTGTVTIFRHHQNNQTLSANHRWERAHYHVDQDTSCGGAACTGVVCNNPEIVTVGEDGRINLFRADQKDAVRTIDNADSSTLHAVTFLRTTEILTVNSIGQLKIWDLRQQRNEPSQIFSLAGDRVPLHCVDRHPNQQHIVATGGQDGMLSIWDIRQGTMPVSLLNAHEAEMWEVHFHPSNPDHLFTCSEDGSLWHWDSSTNVSEKPSFLHQGGRSTTYLSHNTINQSVVSAWLSNDPTKDRMEITNLIPNQTLSVNSLDVLGPCLVYGTDAEAIYVNRQLFA, from the exons aTGGAGGACGTGAGCGCCAAGTTCGTGTCGCAGAAGATCAGCCGGACGCGCTGgcggcccccgcccgccgcctccCTACAGCCTCCCGACGTCTTCGCTACCGGGTCCTGGGACAACGAG GATAACAGGATCTCCTTTTGGTCTGCGGACGACCTTGGAAATGTGGGCCTCAATGGTGAATATCATGGAGAACCTCACCTGCTGTGTGATATCCAGCACAATGGTGATGTTATGGACATGCAG TTTTTGGATCAAGAGAGAATTGTTGTTGCCTCATCGACAGGAACTGTAACTATATTCCGTCATCATCAAAATAACCAG ACATTATCTGCCAACCACCGGTGGGAGAGAGCCCATTATCACGTGGATCAAGACACATCTTGTGGTGGAGCAGCATGTACTGGAGTCGTCTGCAACAACCCAGAAATTGTCACTGTTGGAGAAGATGGTAGAATAAATCTCTTCAGAGCTGACCAAAAAGATGCAGTAAGAACTATAG ACAATGCAGACAGCAGTACGCTCCATGCAGTGACTTTCCTTCGCACAACTGAGATCTTGACAGTAAATTCAATTGGACAGTTAAAAATATGGGACCTCAGACAGCAAAGAAATGAGCCatctcaaatattttcttt ggCAGGTGACAGAGTTCCACTGCACTGTGTGGACAGGCATCCCAATCAGCAGCATATTGTGGCCACGGGGGGCCAGGATGGGATGCTGAGCATATGGGACATCAGGCAGGGTACTATGCCAGTGTCCCTGCTAAATGCTCATGAAGCAGAAA TGTGGGAAGTTCACTTCCATCCCTCCAACCCTGATCACTTATTTACATGTTCTGAAGATGGATCACTTTGGCACTGGGATTCTTCCACAAATGTATCTGAAAAACCATCTTTTCTTCATCAAG gAGGAAGAAGTACTACCTATCTTTCCCACAATACCATTAACCAGTCTGTAGTAAGTGCCTGGCTAAGCAACGATCCTACCAAAGACCGCATGGAAATCACCAACTTAATTCCAAATCAGACTTTGTCTGTGAATAGCTTAGATGTTTTAGGACCATGCCTAGTATATGGTACTGACGCAGAGGCTATTTATGTGAACAGACAACTTTTTGCATGA